The Nicotiana sylvestris chromosome 6, ASM39365v2, whole genome shotgun sequence genomic sequence AATGATCTTTAGCTTCTTAGTTGTCTTTGTTGCAGGCTGGACATTACTGTCTGCTACTTTGTATGAATTCAGAAACGGATGGTTCAATAGCATCTCCGCTGTCCAACGTGAAGCGGGATTCTTGACTAGACACCTCTTCAAAAAATCTTGTGCTTCATTCGACAACTTTGCGTTCTGAAACATTGGTTCCTCAAACCCGATTCTGTATAAAACATTCGAATCTTGACTATCTTCATCTGATTCCCACAACGGTGTCCCCGTCATCAACTCGTAGACAGTGCAACCGAGAGCCCATATATCAACTTCTGGTCCGTACTTTTCGTCAACCAGGGATTCTGGTGCCAAATACCTTTCAGTTCCCCTCAGTCCATGCTTTTCTGCCCTAGTCTGTTCCAAAGTCATAGAGAGCCCGAAATCTGCGATCTTGGCTGTTTCATCAGTGCCCACAAGAAGAATGTTATCGGGCTTGATGTCGCAATGAATAACTCCTCTGCTGTGTATGTGAACGAGCCCTAAAACAACATTCCTCGTGTGTTTTCTAACTTCAAACTCTGACAGTCCTTTTCCTGAGTTGTAGTTGTGAAGATGATCGGCTAAGCTTCCTCCGGAGGCATATTCGAGAAGTAAGTTGTAAACGGCGACGCCATCTTGTAGTTCAATATTAGGTCTGAAACAGTGGATTACGTAAGGCGAGTCTGCAAACATGCTGAGGAATGCCTCTTCATCTTGCAATGATTGAGAGCGATGGAGTAAGCAAGATTTTATGGCGATGAGAGGTGGAAGCCGCTCTAACGTGGGAGGCTGATTATCGGACGTAGAAGCTAAAGAAACAACCCCAAATCCACCTTCACCCAGTATTCTCACTCTCTTCCACAAGAGGGAAGCCATTTCTGAAAGTAATTTGTGAAATATCACTATGTAGTTTGTGAACGTCTGCTGCTGCTGCTTATATGTACTCTCACGTTATAAGGTGAAGTTGACGAGTATTAGGAAATCCCAATCCATTATTAATTAGGTTTCTCACTTTCCTTTTCCTATTTTTACTTACGGCTCTATTCATTTTTTACGCCACCTCAACTTTTTCTTGtgttaaaaataaaaatgcaaatattttatttcaaatGAGGCTAGGGTCAGTTAACGAATttgattacttctaattttaGAAGACAAATGGCCAAAAAATAACACAAATATAACAAATTTCTTTTGTTAATAGgattattttgaatattttgtcAGTTACTATTTTTATATGTTCCAGAATTAGGCTTCTTGCAAATTTCGATGATAAATTTTTTCATAGTGAAGAACGTCTTTCATAGTAGATTTTTACTCAAATTTGGAGTACAAAAAACTAGGCCAATTTTTTTATGAAATACTATAATCGTCCTTTTGATTTTTGCACGTTACTGTCAAATCctcaagaaaaaaaattatttaacacataATAGTATAAAGCATGAAGATTTATGTAAATTCCTCGGGGATAGAAACATACTGAATGTGGCAAAACGTGATagtgaagaaaaattaaaaaattagcTTTCAAGTAggttattttttaacttttagtTATCATATAGTCATATATAATGATTTATTTGTtacaactatgtctttcttcttGCTTCATTTTAATATATAATGTGGACTTTACTCTAacttttattctttttaatttcaTCTAAGATATGATGTCTATTTGTTTCAGCTGcatatttctatttttatttttggccgAATTTGTAAAATGTTTTGTAGGAACTGTATcattttagccaaataaaaaacGGTTAGCAAAAATAATTGAGTACCAGTTgtgtatattttttgtttttatttatttatatataatgtctatttattttaattttgtatttttattttccaGTCAAATCAATAAAAAAATTTGGCTACAACTCCATTATTTTTTACCAAATAAAAAAAGTATAGCCAAAATAATGGACTTGCAATTGTAcactttttttatttctttcttttgatgcaatgactatttatttcaatggTATATTTTTCAGGTAGAATctgtaaaaaatatatattttagagctatataaaaaattatagccaaaataataaatttcaaactatgtattttttataactttttaaaTTTCTTGACCAGAGGCGGACCCACGTTGTGGTTTGAGGGGTCACGGGACCTCGTTAGCCTCGgcaaaatttttgtatatatatctTATGTATATCTATACATATACATAGGACCCCTTAAATATTTTGTGCGTGCCCCAATACAAAACGCCGGATAGGAGAAGTGGCCTTGTGCACTTAAGTTCCCTGCTTCTGTTTTATCTCCTCCTTCCCATTTTAGTTCTTGCTTTAATACTTAGCAAATtgctttattttttaattttatcttcttctttttttaattcaattatagTTTAGCACTAACACATAATAGGTTAACttaattaattttctttttcaaattcctCACTTAAAATTAAAAACCTCAAATTGTAATTTATTGCTccacaaataaaaaaatataaatcattctgccacaactttctttaACAATCACTTTGACCCCGACTCGACAATGGTAACTAAGAGTTTGAGACTCTTTTACGCTTCTTTGACTATTAACACCCTTAATCTTGATTTCTTTAGTAAGTTTTTGATAATTTAAAGTTTGAATGCCCTTTTGATCATTGACcccttttttaattaaaaaactaGAAATTTTAAAGCGTGAAACATGCTTAATCAAATACCTTCCGCTCCGTAACAACCATTTGCGAAGAAATCTCTCTCTCTTTGTTCGGTCATCggtgttttttttctttagaacttTTTGTTTATACTTGGATAATAAGTCATCATAATCATTAAGTTTTCAAAGAGTTGTGCGCTGAATTTTATCGCTAGTGATTAGCATATTGCGGTGCCTCCGTTGTGCTCAAATCTTGGGTCCGTAATCAACGTATTTTTCGTAATATCCCTTCTGCTGGTTGACACTCTCTTTGCCCCTAAAACTTCGAACCGAAAACCCTGCCCATTTCAGCAGTTCGTGCAAGATCATTATATTTGAACCTTTATATGCTCTCACTCAAGATTCGAAGCAACAagtcaacaacaataacaaacctaGTGCAACCCTACTTGTAGGATGATATCagatttgttattgttattgcttCGAATCTTGagagtcaaataattttttttatcacaatttttatatatttttccagTATCAAAATTTTATTTAACAAAATCTTATAGATTTCACATCCAATTTGTCTATTGAAATTTAAGAATTTAACCCTCGAAAGCCAAATTGCATCAAgtaaattaaaacggagggaaTACTGTAATTGTAAGATGTCATTCTCTATGTTTTGAATCGTCAATCCAAACAATTGAGATCTAAAATAATGTTTCTTCTTTCACAACCCAATACGATCACCGATACAATGCATCGATATTCCAATAATTTTAATATTAGTAAAAACTTATTGGCATTCGGTATTTGCACAAAGACAGAGCCAAACTTTTAACTCTATGAGTTCTGAATTTTAGAACTACAATTTTAAGTATTAATAATGGAGTTCTAAATTTAATATAtgttatattaaataaatttattaACACAAATACACTTTAATTTTGAGCAAAAGTTACTAGTTCCGATCGACCTCGTACCCAGGCTTCTTGCTCCGCCCCTATGTTTACATCAATGCATTTCTACCTCTAATGTTTTCTATGCAATAAACACTCGGTGTTCAGCCTGCAGGTTTGAGATATGTTGTAATTACTCTCCCCTCCAAATTTTATATGTTACTTTTGTTTTTTCCGCATCTtaagaaaatattaattaaaaggaGAATTTGGCCAAAATAatgttatttttctttcatttaaaTTTAATACTACATATTGATTTCACCAGATTAATCTCTCTCCTCACGTTTATTCTCTTGTTTTTTCTAAAACGAAAAGTATTGTTCTATTTGTCAGTTGTCACTTTCGCTAAAATGAGTTGTTCGAAAATACTTGTCATTTTAGAATATCaaaaaagaattaatttttttttcaatttactcTTACTACTCtatgtgaacacctaatttttgtactatttaacacctcctaaaattattagtgttttgttattttaattatttttctcaatttttatgattttaattgcatatttcctataataaaataataataaaaaatagttctttcttcatttgtgcattttaagaattaactagctgttcagttggtgaattaatctagttaattgatcattagaataagttatttaattaatttatttgtgtaaaattagtttaataagtaggattaaggaagaaatttggccaaatttgaaagaaaaagtgtCCAAGAGTGCAAGATAAAGGGCTGCCATTGAAAGGGTCTGAAACTACGTAGTTTTGCCTCAAAACTATGTCATTTCACTAAATGAAACAAGATCAAATCATACCCATCCATTTCATCTTGATCCAATGGATCTCATTCACTCTTGGCTtaggtatttaaagcctcaaaaatgtgaaaattgtCCTTATTTTTCACCCATAATTGTTTTCTccatcttctctcttctctctctctacGCTGCCCCAGCTCCGCCCACCGCCGCCGACCGAAAATCGCCGCCgccggcggaccacctccaaacacctccaaattcacaccgtgtaatctccacaacttcctccttccatatctccaaaccaaatccttcaaaaatccctcaaactccttgaatcttagatctaggaaactttccgtcacttttttgcccaaattcttgaagctccaaccactaccaccccacAATACTTACATTaatggatagagctcctcaagacctaACTATTGATGTCAATTTCACCATGAAAATCCGGCGATCAAAATCCGGTCAAATTTCGGCGACCTCCCCGAACACCCTCTTTTGGCATACCACAATTTTTTCGGCCATTAGAATTATAAAATGGTAATTTTCGGACCATGTAAACTCATAAAATCGAGTTGGAATGAAAGATAATGACGCTGGGAAATATTAGTAGCTTTATCCttctattgtaattcatttttatatgctcttgaatgtttgataatgttata encodes the following:
- the LOC104213827 gene encoding mitogen-activated protein kinase kinase kinase 20-like; translated protein: MTEQRERDFFANGCYGAEEMASLLWKRVRILGEGGFGVVSLASTSDNQPPTLERLPPLIAIKSCLLHRSQSLQDEEAFLSMFADSPYVIHCFRPNIELQDGVAVYNLLLEYASGGSLADHLHNYNSGKGLSEFEVRKHTRNVVLGLVHIHSRGVIHCDIKPDNILLVGTDETAKIADFGLSMTLEQTRAEKHGLRGTERYLAPESLVDEKYGPEVDIWALGCTVYELMTGTPLWESDEDSQDSNVLYRIGFEEPMFQNAKLSNEAQDFLKRCLVKNPASRWTAEMLLNHPFLNSYKVADSNVQPATKTTKKLKIILRKPQQKIAFKNPSSRCTGDMLLNHPSSKVEDNIQPATKTTKKIKIILRRPQQKIAFKIQPHNRDLIIGH